The sequence below is a genomic window from Lolium perenne isolate Kyuss_39 chromosome 4, Kyuss_2.0, whole genome shotgun sequence.
AATTTCAGGGAACACTCTTTTTCTTTCGGAGTTGGATCCAACGGGTATACTATATGCTTTGCCTGAGTGGTTGCTCTAACTCAAGGACTTTATGTTCAGGGGTATAAATAAGCTGTTGCATTCATTTCATCTATAATTACATGGAAGAGCACATATGCATAAGGATATGAGTATAACTTAATTTAACGGTATACTCCTAAGCTTAATTAAGctggcaaaacaaaacaaaaaaagaatcaACGGATCGACGCTGCTACCTCTCTGAATCCCGATCTTCCTCTTTGATCATTATGATTCAAGAAGACGAAgtagaggaggagcagcagcagaaAGAATGGACAATTAACCACCGAAGAATTGAACCAAATTCTCAGTGGATGCATATGCCGGGGACCTTCCACTGGAACTTGCCGGCCCTCTTCTCCGCGACCGGCGCCGCCGTGTAGTTCCGCCACACATCCAGCACATTCCTCAGGTCATGCAGCTTGGCGCCCAATCCAACACAACAATTCGCATGCAAGGTGCAGATCTTGTTGAGGTCCTTGCTGAGCTGACAGAAGCCGGAGACGTacttggtgtcgaggaactggatGGCGATGCCGAGCCTGTCGACcatctcgtgcttgatgaggtTGAACACGTCCTGCTCGTGCTTCCCGAAGAAGCGGTACCGCCCCGCCTGCCAGTGCTTGTAGAACTCGATGGTCTTGGGGCAGGATCGCACGTAGAGGAAGCCGCCGTTGGGGAAGTTGCCGAGGCTGTAGGGGTCGCCGATGAAGACGTCGCTGGAGATGGCGATGTCGGCCCCCATGGAGATGTGCTTGAACGGGTCCCGGAACCACATCACGTCCACGTCCTGCATCGTTTCCATTGACACGGCAACAAACGTTAGAGACTGGGTAGTATGCGTACAAGATAGGTGCTTGTATTTTTCGAGGAGTGATTAGTGTTCGATGGTGATTGTTTTAGGACTGTAGTGGCTAGCAGACGATCGATCATGTGTGAAGGTTGAGACCGACGGGGGCATGGAAAGCGTGTCGGGTACATACTGTATCCGGAATCTTTGATAGTTCCATGGTTCAGTCGGCCGTAGGATACAAACCACAAGTTTCCACCCGGCCGGCAGCTCACATGATTGGTACAGTTGAAACCAAGACTAGCAGCATATTGCATCGAAAAAAGTTCAGACCCTAAACAGCAGGTAGCGAGCCCTCTTGTGTGGACACTGGACACAGTGGACAATTCAACTGAACATGCGCACCAGCCGAATCCGTTGAACCACCGATCGATCATGGAGCACACTAACCAACACGTAACAAACCTAGCTAGCAAAGCTAGTGATCCAGTCCTCTGACAACTCTAACTAACTGTCTCCTAGAGTGACAAGAAGGTAAATACATTTACACATTTCAGCAGTAATTAATAACAGTAATGTGTAAAACTCCTCTCCATATACAAAGTCGACTAAATAAGCGAAAACTAGTATGAAATTGAGATAGTGAAAAAACAAACAGAATAAATGTAGCAGCACGTACCGTGAACAGGAAGTTGTAGCCTAGCTCGACGATGGTCTGCTGGAACTTGTTCCGGCCCCACATCATCTCCAGGTAGTCCTTGCTCATGAAGAACTTCTCGGACCGGTAGTCGACCCCCGTCGTCCTCAGAAAGTAGCAGTGCGGGTGCACGAGCTGGCACTGCGCGTACGCCGCTGGGTCCATGGTGACGATGACGAGGTGGTCGAGCAGCCTTGCCACGCCGCCCTCGCCATTGCGGAAGCTCTCGAAGAAGAGGTCCAGCAGCGAGCCCGGCTTGGTCCAGGCCGCGTTGATCTGCGTCATGATCACCGTCCGGTCCGCCATCGCCGCCCTCGCCAGCACCTCCTCCAGGTCGCCGTACTCCGACGCCGCCTGCAGCAAGCATGCATGTTACCGCCATTTGTCATTGATCGTATGAGAGTGACAGACAAAGCTGCGAGTTTGTGAAATTCGTGGATGGATTCGGAGAGACCGGCCAGTGAATGCCGGCCTGCCGGCCGTGCCATGCCGGTACCGGCAACTGCACTTGATTGCAAATTTTTCAGTTGTTTTTACGGCTAGTCACATGTGGAGCCTAATGATGGCCACATGGATGTCTGAACAGAAATAGATTTTGGTTGTCAGGGAGGCCTGCCCCCATGCTGCCGTGCCTGTACTTTCATGCATGTTCACGGCCAGGCAGATGGACGGTGGTCCCTGGCTCATAGGGCCAGCCACGGCCGTCCGATCAGAGACAGAGGTAAGAACCGTTGGGACCGCCACGTGTACGGCTGTCAGGGTGACGCATGGCGGACACGTGTGTAGACGTGGCAGCCATGCCGACAGCAGTAACAAAGGCAGAAGAGTAGAACGTGAACCGTAATGACTCGTGTACTAGTAAGCTTTTTTGTCATCATATGATCAAGCTACAAGGGTGATGACTCGTGTCATAACCAAGCTTTTTTGGCCATCATTTGCAGAAGCTACAACAGCGTCGATGTGTCATTAGCACTTTATAAATGGCCGTGGCTAATGACACCTAGCTAGTCGGTGGAGGAAAAAAAATAGTTGGATGTTGAAAGAGCAGTTGGTGAGAGAGGGCGGTCAGAGGTGGCGGAGAAAGCATACATAGCTAGCCGCCTCGAGACGTGAGCTGGTCTCGCCTCCTCAACAGCTTTTGGTTTGGACTCGATCAACAAACACACCGTGATCACGCGGGCTTTTCCTTTTGGTTAACGCGTCGCCGTCAGCTCACGCAACTTATTCGAAAGCAGACGAAAGCAGATGATTCTGGTAATAGCATTGTTTATTTTCCTAGCTGATTGCAGCGCATGAAAATGGCATCTCGAATAGGTGAACACGGAAAATTTATACGGAGTAAAATAAAATTCTTTGCTGGAACGGGACGGGACGGGACAGGAGCCCATCATCTACACGTTATGGTCCGAACAGTAGATTGCGGTGAGAATAAACAACAAAACTCTCTGTTCTTTGGGAACTTTGTTGACAGAATGGCGAAGAAGATTCGTGGTAACCGGGAACCGGGAAGGAGGAGATACTAGTGGTACTTGAGCAAGCAGAGCATTTGCTTGTGGAGGATCAGCTGTCGGAGACGAACTATCCGTGCGTGGTGCTGTATTTATGATCCAACAGTGGTAATCCTCGGAGATCATCTTAATTAATTAAACCCCAAGTCTGGTACGGGTAATCAAGCAAGCACGGAGACAGAATTGATTTGCTTCGTACCTTGGCGGGTGCGGGTGCCGGCGCGGCGACGGCGGTGACGTTGCGGGCGGCGTCGGAGGCGGCCGCCGTGTCGTCGGCGACGGAGCGCAGGTGCTCGAGCTGGGCGGCGGCGGTGCCGTTGTTGCGGCTCCACGCGGCGATGTCGACGAGGCGGTTGCCGGGGCTGGCGGACATGAAGAAGAGCACGCAGACGGTGGCCATGGCGGCGCCGAGCGTGAAGGACACCAGCGGGCTAATGCTGGTGCTGCCCCCATCCCCCTTCATCTTCCCTCCCAGCATCCGGTCTAGCTTCCTCCCCAAAGAAAATCTCTGTCAGCTGCGCTTGCAGCGCGCTCAGAGCTCGGAGAAACCAATCGAGACGAATTGGCAGGGCAAGAACAGGGCCGGCGACTCCGTTGGTGGGACACGAAGAGGAGGAGGGGAAGGTGCCACAAGCAAGGAAGCGAACTCGAAGGCTTTTAAGAGGTTGAAGAAGGAGGCGGGGGAGATGATTGTGGAATGGAATTGCGCGTATGTATGTATGTGTGTATGTCGTGGCGGCTTAGAGACAGATCATCTGATTCCCACTGATTGATTGATGTTGCTGCCTATAGCTTGATTACCCTTGCCTCGCCGGTGGTCTCTCTCTTATTTCTGTGTGTTCATGGAGCAGGTTATAACTACTCTGCTCGCTCTTGGGCCCGTTCCGTGGCTCTTTCGCTCGAGTCTCAGCTTGTTGAAAAAAAGGAAAGGAGGTGGTACTTCGCTCGCTCGGTTGGGTCCACCTGTTTGGCCCGACCGATAAATCGCGTGTGCCCGGCGAGTTTGAAAGTCGTCGCACGGTTGGGCATGGGTCCGCCGCGCCGGCTTCGGTTTGGCTGCACGCCATGGCCGCCGGTTACTGCTAGCCGTCCGTGCCGCTCTGTCTCGCCGCTGCTGCCATAACGCATTTTGTTCTCTACCATAGGAGTAGCGTAGTGCCGTTCTGCATCTTAGCTAGCTAGCTCATGGGTGTTTCCAACGTAGCAGCATTTGGGATTTTTGGATGGGCTCGCTTCACTTCCTACGCGTACTTTGTCTTTGCCCTTCTGTAGTGATCGAACGAACGGCGGCTTCGTCTCTCACCATGGCTCCGGCGGCCTCTTCCAGATctagccgccgcctccacctcttCTACAACTCGGTTCCTTCTCCTTCCGCCACGTTGACATCGGGAGCGGTGGGGAATGAGCTGAGTTTTCAATAAAAGTAGTGTTTTCAAGAGATAAGGTTTGGGTTTCGAAGCCATTTTCTTTTCCGCCTCCACGTCAACGGAGTTGGCATCGTCTACAAAAAAGTGATCTCTCGGCTTTCGTTAGACGACAAGATATTCCTCCTAACGTTGATATTGCCGTTGTAAGATTAAAACTTCTATAATACGTACGGTCTCACAGATCTTGCTTCGTCAGATCAGTTATGGAATTTCTATCAAGGTTGTCAAAACAAGGATGGTCCtcgcaattttttttttttgtcatGGATGCTACATATTCGACATTGGTAGTTATGACCTACAACATGAATATACATAGCAACTTGCTCTTACACGCACATGTGGATGCTATATTGCAACAATCCACCCTCTCTATACCTATTGACAAGTTTACGGAAGTGGGATTTTTTTCATCCGAGTTGTATATGTAGTTTAGGTTGGTAATGTTCTCCTCATCTCGGGCCAGCATGGGACCACAAGTCACTGCCTGATAGGCAGCACGCCTAACTGCTCTTTTGTGAAGAGGGGGAGATCTAGGCCTGAAGCACAACTACGATTATTGCTGCATGACGCATCAGATTCACCGGTCACCCTATTCAATCAGATCTAACACAAGTTCTTGCTAAATCTACCGCACAAGCTATCCACTAACAACAAGTGTAGAAAGTAGGGGAGGAGGTGGTGGTTTGCCTCCGCCATTGCTAACGAGGAAGGGTTCCCTGGGTCGGAGAAGAAAATGACCTTGCTCGCGGATCCTAGGTTGGAGACTAAGCAGACTAGCTACAAAGACAAACAAGGATAGCCTTTGGGTGATGGAGCGGATGAAATCATCGGGTGAGGTAGAACTGTGGAACTGACTGGCCGAGAGTGAAAATGAGTGTATTTCCCTACTCTTTTGTTGGGAGGTGACCGAACAAAGAAGGTGACGACACAAGATTTGCCACGAAACCCATCCGACGAATTTTGTTCCCCGCCATCTCACGTCGGCCTCCCGCACTCACACCGGTACCTCTTTTCACACCGTTAGCATATGGCTCCACAGAAACGACCAAactagcactagtagaaaaaatgtCTTTTGTTCGGAGCTGCCCGGAGCATTAGTCTCGGCTGTGTTTGAAACCCAGACAAATGTGCCATTAGTCCCGGTTCGAACGGGTAGGACACTAAAAAAATTTAGTCTCGGTTCGTagcgggacctttagtcccggttggagacaccaaccgggactaaagcggtTGCGGCAGGCCCCAACCCtggactaaaggtctaccctttagtttCGGTTGGAGACACCAACACAGGctaaaggttttctcgggttttttTAGCCCACCCCCATATCGCCttttttagctttgtaaaatgcaaaagaaaatgatagcaaattaaaaataaaaaatccTTTTAGATGTAGGTAGGTGAGGTAATCTAGTTATTACGAAAAATAAtaaacatgaattttgactttTATTTTTTGCAAAAACACTATATTTTTCCGGGTAAATGGGAATATCTTTTGCGTACGGACTCGATTTTTTTTTCCATAAATGATAATTTATCAACGCGTGCTAGTGCTGAAGTAGTTTGAGGATGGGTGGCCGAGCAGAAAGTTTTACcatgagtaagtaatttgactaaaaATTAAGTGCAGGTTGGAGTAACTTGTCAAATAACTCAAATACTAAAAATTCTATTTTAAAAAGGGagtgaaaaaaatagaaaaaattggATTAAAAAAAGACGTAATGACTTtttgtcccggttggtgttacaaaccgggactaaaggtccttcgtCCCAACGCGCGCCCGCAGCCCACCTGAATAGTCTTTAGTCTCAGATTGTAACACAGTCAGAACTAAATGTGAGACCTTTAGTCCCAATTTAGCGGTCTCGATGGGACCACCGGAACTAAAGATATTCCAAAACCGAGACATTAATAGACCCGTTTTCTACTTAGTGTGGCGTTCCTAGCGGGCGCAACCCAAAGGGCAATGCTAGCCGTCGGGCGACCGACGCGAGGCAAAAAGATCGGTTGCTTTCCGCAACGTCCGATCAGGATCGTACGTCTAACGTGGGTCTAGTTACTTTTCCTGCTGATGCGTGCTATGTCGTGTCAGATGCTCAGGTCGCTTTCATCGCAGGCTGACGTGTTCCGCTGTCCTCAAGTCGTTTTCCCTTTGCTGTGTTTCGAGCAGATATACTAGTTGACCGGGTACTTACAATAAACTTGTTGTGTTTACAACAAAAGTAATTCAACCGAGTTGTTTACTACAATACTTTATGCAAATATATCTTAACAACAAATAATATAACTAATATATTTGCAATAATTAATGGACACCGGAAAAACAACAATAAAGTTCGGTATTTACAACAGTAATTGACATTGAATTCAACAAAAAAGGAAACAATTCGAATATTAATAATTACTAACCAAAAAGTATATTTACAACAAATCAGTAAAatatttacaacaatagttatcaacaaATTGCACCAAAAATTGGGTATTTACAAAAAAATCAAGTATTTACAAGCAATAATTATCAAGAATTGGGGTGTTTACAACAAATCAGTAAAGTATTTACAATAATTATTATCAATAAATTGTACAAATTTTTTGGAAATTTACAACAAATCAAgtatttacaacaataattaacCAAAAAAATTGAGATGTTTACAACAAATCAGTAATGTATTTacaataataattatcaacaaatTCCACAAAAAAATCGGGTATTTACAACAAAATCAAGTATCTACAAACTATAATTATCAAAAAATTGGGATTGTCTTCAAGCACCTGGTGTCCTTCCTGCGGCACCCCGGCGGAAGGAGCCAGGCTCGCATCCCCGCCTACTTGTAGCTCCAGACTTCCTCATTGGGCAGCATGGTCGGCGCCCGCAGCCGGCTTGCAGCAGCTCCGGCCAAGTGCCCCAGGAGCATCGCTGGTAGCAGCCTAGCAGGGCGCAGATCCCCCTGCagcttgctgatacgtctccgacgtatcgataatttcttatgttccatgccacattattgatgttatctacatgttttatgcacactttatgtcatattcgtgcattttctggaactaacctattaacaagatgccgaagtgccagttcctgttttctgctgtttttggtttcagaaatcctagtaacgaaatattctcggaatcggacgaaatcaacgccaaagatcttagaatccccggaagcatccagaacacaccagagaggtcagaggggggccacaggcccaccaaactataggctggcgcggcataggaagcatgttaggcttaaatgtgttttgaatttgcctcttgatgctctcttttgcttcaaatattatttcttgcgagtgcatcattaaaactgctgagcccatcttaatggctataaagaaaagaacttcttgggagataacccatgtattattttgctacagtactttgtttttattttgtgtcttggaagttgtttactactgtagcaacctctccttatcttagttttgtgttttgttgtgccaagttaagccgttgatagaaaagtaagtactagatttggattactgcacagttccagatttctttgctgtcacgaatctgggtccacctccctgtaggtagctcagaaaattaagccaatttacgtgcatgatcctcagatatgtacgcaactttcattcaatttgagcattttcatttgagcaagtctggtgccattttaaaattcgtcaatacgaactgttctgttttgacagattctgccttttatttcgcattgcctctttcgctatgttggattaatttctttgatccattaatgtccagtagcattatgcaatgtccagaagtgttaagaatgattgtgtcacctctgaatatgtcaatttatattgtgcactaaccctctaatgagttgtttcgagtttggtgtggaggaagttttcaaggatcaagagaggagtatgatgcaacatgatcaaggagagtgaaagctctaagcttggggatgcacccggtggttcacccctgcatatatcaagaagactcaagcgtctaagcttggggatgccttgggcatccccttctttatcgacaacattatcaggttcctcccctgaaactatatttttattccatcacatcttatgtgctttgcttggagcgtcggtttgtttttgtttttgtttgtgttcgaATAAAtttgattacatcatgcttgtgtgggagagagacacgctccgctggttcgtatgaacacctgtgttcttagctcataatattcatggcgaagttcttcgttaaattgttatatggttggaattggaaaatgatacatgtagtaattgctataaatgtcttgggtaatgtgatacttggcaattgttgtgctcatgtttaa
It includes:
- the LOC127291788 gene encoding uncharacterized protein At4g15970-like; protein product: MLGGKMKGDGGSTSISPLVSFTLGAAMATVCVLFFMSASPGNRLVDIAAWSRNNGTAAAQLEHLRSVADDTAAASDAARNVTAVAAPAPAPAKAASEYGDLEEVLARAAMADRTVIMTQINAAWTKPGSLLDLFFESFRNGEGGVARLLDHLVIVTMDPAAYAQCQLVHPHCYFLRTTGVDYRSEKFFMSKDYLEMMWGRNKFQQTIVELGYNFLFTDVDVMWFRDPFKHISMGADIAISSDVFIGDPYSLGNFPNGGFLYVRSCPKTIEFYKHWQAGRYRFFGKHEQDVFNLIKHEMVDRLGIAIQFLDTKYVSGFCQLSKDLNKICTLHANCCVGLGAKLHDLRNVLDVWRNYTAAPVAEKRAGKFQWKVPGICIH